From the genome of Miscanthus floridulus cultivar M001 chromosome 10, ASM1932011v1, whole genome shotgun sequence, one region includes:
- the LOC136485112 gene encoding uncharacterized protein isoform X1: MSQPTVMTCIGQEEHKLIVYDETIAMGDSYRAAVKCKENIQYCIAEPFGDVDEAVRIYNLLITLKHPNLLSPIGLWACRGGDFGKGEVKAFIAFVPFDGALVDLSREEIFLVEGNSSKAKSYGFLPQGSRLFCDILNVVDCINGQYENANAATSFPLRPLKVNPRRIVYKRVAEGEYHVFLWADFLKEFPSHKRKKTKRGRKDPTVDDVRSMNWESIGTYLKNFWSRFELTPNQELTQLFTLLTNTEKSLIYSDLMWKPGLWDVDTKVHFIREVYWCIDNDSEKERKLKSISSLDLKSCITSLGFTDKESNLFNSVMFLRKKVVAHMDDLYSYRGAKDDMCRHKREIEIRVQKSRPDYMIKLVKHMQTLNWIPTSPLLRSSTTYIQPFMCGSNKVTDPRRPNG, translated from the exons ATGTCTCAGCCAACTGTGATG ACATGCATTGGACAGGaagagcataaattgattgtgtATGATGAGACAATTGCAATGGGAGACTCTTATCGAGCTGCAGTGAAATGCAAAGAAAATATTCAGTACTGTATTGCTGAGCCATTTGGTGATGTAGATGAAGCAGTGCGTATCTACAATTTGTTGATTACCTTGAAGCATCCAAATCTACTCTCCCCAATCGGTCTTTGGGCATGTCGTGGGGGTGATTTCGGAAAAGGGGAAGTTAAAGCGTTCATAGCATTTGTGCCCTTTGACGGTGCTCTGGTTGATCTTTCAAGGGAAGAAATATTTTTAGTTGAGGGCAACAGCTCTAAAGCCAAATCTTATGGTTTCTTGCCTCAAGGTTCTAGACTGTTTTG TGACATTCTTAATGTTGTCGACTGCATAAATGGGCAGTATGAAAATGCCAATGCTGCAACTTCTTTTCCTTTACGTCCACTTAAAGTTAATCCTCGAAGAATTGTATACAAAAGAGTGGCTGAAGGCGAGTATCATGTGTTTCTATGGGCAGATTTCTTAAAGGAGTTCCCAAGCCACAAGAGGAAGAAAACCAAAAGGGGACGCAAAG ATCCAACAGTAGATGATGTTCGATCAATGAATTGGGAATCCATTGGAACATATCTCAAAAACTTTTGGAGTAGGTTTGAGCTTACACCAAATCAAGAATTAACACAATTATTCACTCTGCTGACCAATACAGAAAAATCGCTAAT CTACAGTGACTTGATGTGGAAACCCGGGTTATGGGATGTTGATACAAAAGTCCATTTCATTCGGGAAGTATACTGGTGCATTGACAATGATAGTGAAAAGGAAAGAAAACTAAAgtctataagtagtcttgacctgAAGAGTTGCATCACAAGTCTGGGATTTACTGATAAGGAGTCGAATCTTTTCAATTCAGTGATGTTTTTAAGGAAAAAGGTCGTCGCCCACATGGATGATTTGTACAGCTACAGAGGAGCAAAG GATGATATGTGTAGGCACAAAAGGGAAATTGAAATAAGAGTGCAAAAGTCAAGGCCGGACTACATGATCAAGCTGGTGAAGCATATGCAGACCCTAAACTGGATTCCAACCTCTCCCCTTCTGAGAA GTTCAACTACATATATCCAACCTTTCATGTGTGGGAGTAACAAAGTTACGGACCCAAGGAGGCCAAATGGGTAG
- the LOC136485112 gene encoding uncharacterized protein isoform X2, giving the protein MSQPTVMTCIGQEEHKLIVYDETIAMGDSYRAAVKCKENIQYCIAEPFGDVDEAVRIYNLLITLKHPNLLSPIGLWACRGGDFGKGEVKAFIAFVPFDGALVDLSREEIFLVEGNSSKAKSYGFLPQGSRLFCDILNVVDCINGQYENANAATSFPLRPLKVNPRRIVYKRVAEGEYHVFLWADFLKEFPSHKRKKTKRGRKVDDVRSMNWESIGTYLKNFWSRFELTPNQELTQLFTLLTNTEKSLIYSDLMWKPGLWDVDTKVHFIREVYWCIDNDSEKERKLKSISSLDLKSCITSLGFTDKESNLFNSVMFLRKKVVAHMDDLYSYRGAKDDMCRHKREIEIRVQKSRPDYMIKLVKHMQTLNWIPTSPLLRSSTTYIQPFMCGSNKVTDPRRPNG; this is encoded by the exons ATGTCTCAGCCAACTGTGATG ACATGCATTGGACAGGaagagcataaattgattgtgtATGATGAGACAATTGCAATGGGAGACTCTTATCGAGCTGCAGTGAAATGCAAAGAAAATATTCAGTACTGTATTGCTGAGCCATTTGGTGATGTAGATGAAGCAGTGCGTATCTACAATTTGTTGATTACCTTGAAGCATCCAAATCTACTCTCCCCAATCGGTCTTTGGGCATGTCGTGGGGGTGATTTCGGAAAAGGGGAAGTTAAAGCGTTCATAGCATTTGTGCCCTTTGACGGTGCTCTGGTTGATCTTTCAAGGGAAGAAATATTTTTAGTTGAGGGCAACAGCTCTAAAGCCAAATCTTATGGTTTCTTGCCTCAAGGTTCTAGACTGTTTTG TGACATTCTTAATGTTGTCGACTGCATAAATGGGCAGTATGAAAATGCCAATGCTGCAACTTCTTTTCCTTTACGTCCACTTAAAGTTAATCCTCGAAGAATTGTATACAAAAGAGTGGCTGAAGGCGAGTATCATGTGTTTCTATGGGCAGATTTCTTAAAGGAGTTCCCAAGCCACAAGAGGAAGAAAACCAAAAGGGGACGCAAAG TAGATGATGTTCGATCAATGAATTGGGAATCCATTGGAACATATCTCAAAAACTTTTGGAGTAGGTTTGAGCTTACACCAAATCAAGAATTAACACAATTATTCACTCTGCTGACCAATACAGAAAAATCGCTAAT CTACAGTGACTTGATGTGGAAACCCGGGTTATGGGATGTTGATACAAAAGTCCATTTCATTCGGGAAGTATACTGGTGCATTGACAATGATAGTGAAAAGGAAAGAAAACTAAAgtctataagtagtcttgacctgAAGAGTTGCATCACAAGTCTGGGATTTACTGATAAGGAGTCGAATCTTTTCAATTCAGTGATGTTTTTAAGGAAAAAGGTCGTCGCCCACATGGATGATTTGTACAGCTACAGAGGAGCAAAG GATGATATGTGTAGGCACAAAAGGGAAATTGAAATAAGAGTGCAAAAGTCAAGGCCGGACTACATGATCAAGCTGGTGAAGCATATGCAGACCCTAAACTGGATTCCAACCTCTCCCCTTCTGAGAA GTTCAACTACATATATCCAACCTTTCATGTGTGGGAGTAACAAAGTTACGGACCCAAGGAGGCCAAATGGGTAG
- the LOC136485112 gene encoding uncharacterized protein isoform X3 produces MSQPTVMTCIGQEEHKLIVYDETIAMGDSYRAAVKCKENIQYCIAEPFGDVDEAVRIYNLLITLKHPNLLSPIGLWACRGGDFGKGEVKAFIAFVPFDGALVDLSREEIFLVEGNSSKAKSYGFLPQGSRLFCDILNVVDCINGQYENANAATSFPLRPLKVNPRRIVYKRVAEGEYHVFLWADFLKEFPSHKRKKTKRGRKVMFLRKKVVAHMDDLYSYRGAKDDMCRHKREIEIRVQKSRPDYMIKLVKHMQTLNWIPTSPLLRSSTTYIQPFMCGSNKVTDPRRPNG; encoded by the exons ATGTCTCAGCCAACTGTGATG ACATGCATTGGACAGGaagagcataaattgattgtgtATGATGAGACAATTGCAATGGGAGACTCTTATCGAGCTGCAGTGAAATGCAAAGAAAATATTCAGTACTGTATTGCTGAGCCATTTGGTGATGTAGATGAAGCAGTGCGTATCTACAATTTGTTGATTACCTTGAAGCATCCAAATCTACTCTCCCCAATCGGTCTTTGGGCATGTCGTGGGGGTGATTTCGGAAAAGGGGAAGTTAAAGCGTTCATAGCATTTGTGCCCTTTGACGGTGCTCTGGTTGATCTTTCAAGGGAAGAAATATTTTTAGTTGAGGGCAACAGCTCTAAAGCCAAATCTTATGGTTTCTTGCCTCAAGGTTCTAGACTGTTTTG TGACATTCTTAATGTTGTCGACTGCATAAATGGGCAGTATGAAAATGCCAATGCTGCAACTTCTTTTCCTTTACGTCCACTTAAAGTTAATCCTCGAAGAATTGTATACAAAAGAGTGGCTGAAGGCGAGTATCATGTGTTTCTATGGGCAGATTTCTTAAAGGAGTTCCCAAGCCACAAGAGGAAGAAAACCAAAAGGGGACGCAAAG TGATGTTTTTAAGGAAAAAGGTCGTCGCCCACATGGATGATTTGTACAGCTACAGAGGAGCAAAG GATGATATGTGTAGGCACAAAAGGGAAATTGAAATAAGAGTGCAAAAGTCAAGGCCGGACTACATGATCAAGCTGGTGAAGCATATGCAGACCCTAAACTGGATTCCAACCTCTCCCCTTCTGAGAA GTTCAACTACATATATCCAACCTTTCATGTGTGGGAGTAACAAAGTTACGGACCCAAGGAGGCCAAATGGGTAG